A single window of Treponema denticola ATCC 35405 DNA harbors:
- the infB gene encoding translation initiation factor IF-2, giving the protein MDIENTNKPDVILNKKSSKAADSKPESGKTDSKRKVVVKVSKTSAGKSKKPESSSEESSGGKASGKQVISVKKASSQSSKPAEASVKEKKPDERLEETKKTAPRFEDKKSDAPSAQNEKRSFDSAKKEEKQTERKKPTPSSIDSIDFASKRPNVKAGNLADSGRRNNRGQGNRPQRPGGQGQGQPGQGRRRESNFSGAQARAYSDGKKQGFRTGQGGQQGRPGDRPQNRPGFGGPRPGAAPAPIPVEKNKAQTNKKAHKAKKEIYNKKNKEEEFFEERLLNQKKKQKEKIHNIPKQIEIMESISVSELAKKMNLKASELIGKLMGMGMMVTMNQSIDADTATILASEYDCDVKIVSLYDETVIESKEDDLSELQPRPPVVTIMGHVDHGKTKTLDAIRSSNVIAGEFGGITQHIGAYTVNTHGGKITFLDTPGHEAFTMMRARGAEITDIVVLVVAADDGVMPQTIEAINHARDAKVPIIVAVNKVDKPEANVDKVKTRLSELGLMPEEWGGDTMFVEISALKKLGLDNLLDTILLQAEVLELKANYTCNAEGKVIESRIDHGRGVVATIIVQRGTLRTGDPYVAGIYSGRVRAIFNDRGEKIDEATPSMPVEILGLEGMPNAGDPFQVTDSERIARQISDKRQELKRFEDSRNVKKVTLDNLYETIHDGEILELKVIIKGDVQGSVEALKQSLEKLSTPEIRLNVIHASAGAINDSDVMLAAADSNALIIGFNVRPTPQAKLLADQEKVDIRKYTVIYKAVEEIQLAMEGMLSPDIKEQVIGMVEVRNTFKVPKIGKIAGCYVLEGVVKRNCAVHVIRDGIVVHSGKLSSLKRFKDDAKEVAAGFECGIGIEDFNDIQVDDQLEIIEMIQVARKLSDSEKYKAPEIKEEGTETDE; this is encoded by the coding sequence ATGGATATAGAAAACACAAATAAGCCTGATGTAATTCTCAACAAAAAAAGCAGTAAAGCTGCAGATTCTAAACCTGAATCCGGCAAAACTGACTCTAAAAGGAAAGTCGTTGTAAAGGTTTCAAAAACTTCGGCAGGAAAATCCAAGAAGCCTGAATCATCTTCGGAAGAATCTTCCGGCGGAAAAGCATCCGGAAAACAGGTTATTTCCGTTAAAAAAGCTTCGTCTCAAAGCTCAAAACCTGCAGAAGCCTCCGTAAAAGAAAAAAAGCCGGATGAAAGGCTTGAAGAAACAAAGAAGACGGCACCTCGCTTTGAAGATAAAAAGAGCGATGCGCCTTCCGCACAAAACGAAAAGAGGAGTTTCGATTCTGCAAAAAAAGAAGAAAAACAGACTGAAAGAAAAAAGCCGACTCCTTCTTCAATAGATTCAATAGATTTTGCAAGTAAGAGGCCCAATGTAAAGGCAGGTAACTTGGCGGACTCGGGCCGAAGAAATAACCGCGGACAGGGAAACCGCCCGCAAAGACCCGGAGGTCAGGGACAAGGTCAACCCGGACAAGGACGCCGGCGCGAAAGCAATTTTTCCGGAGCCCAAGCACGAGCCTATTCCGACGGAAAAAAGCAGGGATTTAGGACAGGACAAGGCGGACAACAGGGCAGACCCGGCGACAGACCTCAAAACAGGCCCGGATTCGGCGGCCCAAGACCGGGAGCTGCTCCGGCTCCGATCCCTGTCGAAAAAAACAAGGCTCAAACAAATAAAAAAGCCCACAAGGCAAAAAAAGAAATATACAACAAGAAAAACAAGGAAGAGGAATTTTTTGAAGAGCGCCTCTTAAATCAAAAGAAAAAGCAAAAGGAAAAAATTCATAATATTCCTAAACAGATAGAAATAATGGAATCGATTTCCGTTTCCGAATTGGCCAAGAAGATGAACCTAAAGGCTTCGGAGCTCATCGGAAAGCTCATGGGAATGGGAATGATGGTTACGATGAATCAGTCCATCGATGCCGATACGGCTACCATCCTCGCTTCCGAATATGACTGCGATGTAAAGATTGTAAGCCTCTACGATGAAACGGTTATCGAAAGCAAGGAAGACGATTTATCCGAACTGCAACCGAGGCCTCCCGTTGTAACAATAATGGGACATGTTGACCACGGTAAGACAAAGACACTTGATGCCATAAGAAGCTCTAATGTTATAGCGGGAGAATTCGGAGGCATTACTCAGCACATAGGTGCTTATACGGTAAATACCCACGGAGGAAAAATTACCTTCCTCGATACCCCCGGACACGAAGCCTTTACCATGATGCGTGCACGAGGAGCCGAAATTACGGACATCGTTGTTTTGGTGGTTGCAGCCGATGACGGCGTTATGCCTCAAACCATTGAAGCTATCAACCATGCACGCGATGCCAAGGTTCCCATAATAGTTGCGGTAAACAAGGTCGATAAGCCCGAAGCAAATGTTGACAAGGTAAAGACCCGCCTTTCGGAATTAGGCCTCATGCCTGAAGAATGGGGCGGAGACACCATGTTTGTCGAAATCTCGGCTCTAAAAAAATTGGGACTGGACAACCTCTTGGATACAATCCTTCTTCAAGCCGAAGTACTTGAGCTAAAGGCCAATTATACATGCAATGCGGAAGGAAAGGTTATAGAATCCCGCATCGACCACGGAAGAGGTGTTGTTGCAACCATTATCGTTCAACGCGGAACATTGAGAACCGGAGACCCTTATGTTGCAGGTATTTATTCGGGCCGCGTAAGAGCCATCTTCAATGACAGGGGCGAAAAAATCGATGAAGCTACTCCGAGTATGCCCGTCGAAATCCTAGGTCTTGAAGGTATGCCGAATGCAGGCGACCCCTTCCAAGTTACGGATTCGGAACGCATAGCACGCCAGATTTCCGACAAAAGGCAGGAGCTCAAACGCTTTGAAGATTCAAGGAATGTTAAGAAGGTTACCCTCGATAACCTCTATGAAACCATCCATGACGGAGAAATATTGGAGCTTAAGGTTATCATAAAGGGAGACGTTCAAGGTTCCGTAGAAGCCTTAAAGCAGTCACTGGAAAAACTTTCCACACCCGAAATAAGGCTTAACGTAATACATGCTTCGGCAGGAGCTATCAACGATTCCGATGTTATGCTTGCAGCCGCAGACTCGAACGCCTTAATCATAGGCTTTAACGTACGCCCCACTCCTCAAGCCAAACTCTTGGCCGATCAGGAAAAGGTCGATATAAGAAAATACACTGTCATATACAAGGCTGTTGAAGAAATTCAGCTTGCCATGGAAGGAATGCTTTCCCCCGATATTAAGGAACAGGTCATCGGTATGGTTGAAGTCAGAAATACATTTAAGGTTCCCAAAATCGGAAAAATTGCAGGCTGTTATGTTCTTGAAGGCGTCGTAAAGAGAAACTGTGCAGTCCATGTTATCAGAGACGGCATAGTCGTTCACTCAGGAAAATTATCTTCATTAAAGAGATTTAAAGACGATGCAAAAGAAGTTGCAGCAGGCTTTGAGTGCGGTATCGGTATCGAAGACTTTAACGATATACAGGTTGATGACCAGTTAGAAATTATCGAAATGATTCAGGTTGCCCGAAAATTGAGCGACAGCGAAAAATACAAGGCTCCCGAAATCAAAGAAGAAGGAACCGAAACCGATGAGTGA
- the nusA gene encoding transcription termination factor NusA encodes MSEGIIEAIREFAQEKGIDDDFVLHIVEQALKASYKKQFGTDANAVFNEETGKIYSKKIITEDAKNPVFDISLEEAKKLAPSCEAGDELLVEVDPKSLGINSVKVGMQRAIQCIREMQKDTLYAEYSTKVGEIIIGYYHRERNGNIYVDLGKVEGLLPKKYQCPGDHFGRNAAAGEESRIKALVREVKKHRQSNVVQLILSRTDAEFVRQILEVEVPEIESGIVKIHNIVREPGYRTKIAVSTDRDDIDPVGACVGAKGARIQAVIAELDDEKIDILPYSEDPKAYIKSALSPAEVMDVMILDAEKRKALAIVSDSQLSLAIGKHGLNVRLANRLVDWNIDVKTEEQFKQMDIYTDARKAVENLFTDETSDEDEEYEEISNVAELPGITEDILTVLRNNEIEDIQDLINMEDDEIRALEGLTTEMADTLLDIIANAVEVVEDDGDESDEESEPVSDDEGEVEEFECPECGHKITTDMTKCPNCGVDLAFEYEDEE; translated from the coding sequence ATGTCTGAAGGAATAATTGAGGCAATTCGGGAATTTGCACAGGAAAAAGGAATTGATGACGATTTTGTTTTGCACATTGTAGAGCAGGCTCTAAAAGCATCTTATAAAAAACAATTCGGAACAGATGCAAATGCCGTATTCAATGAAGAAACAGGAAAAATATACTCAAAGAAAATAATAACGGAAGATGCAAAAAATCCGGTTTTTGATATAAGTTTAGAAGAAGCAAAAAAATTGGCCCCCTCTTGCGAGGCAGGTGATGAACTTTTAGTCGAAGTCGATCCGAAAAGCTTAGGTATTAATTCTGTCAAGGTCGGAATGCAAAGAGCAATCCAATGTATCAGAGAAATGCAAAAAGATACCCTTTATGCAGAATACAGTACAAAGGTAGGAGAAATCATAATCGGTTACTACCATCGGGAACGAAACGGAAACATCTATGTCGACTTAGGAAAGGTTGAGGGCTTATTACCTAAAAAATATCAGTGTCCGGGAGATCACTTTGGAAGGAATGCAGCAGCCGGAGAAGAATCAAGAATAAAAGCCCTTGTACGGGAAGTAAAAAAACACCGTCAATCAAACGTAGTACAGCTGATCCTTTCAAGAACCGATGCGGAATTTGTAAGGCAGATACTGGAAGTGGAAGTGCCCGAAATTGAAAGCGGAATAGTAAAGATTCATAATATTGTACGTGAACCAGGTTATAGAACAAAGATAGCGGTTTCAACTGACAGAGATGATATAGATCCTGTAGGAGCCTGTGTAGGAGCAAAGGGAGCAAGAATTCAAGCAGTTATCGCAGAGTTGGATGATGAAAAGATAGATATTCTACCCTACTCTGAAGACCCTAAGGCCTATATAAAAAGCGCCCTTTCACCTGCAGAAGTCATGGATGTTATGATATTGGATGCGGAAAAAAGAAAGGCCCTTGCAATCGTTTCCGACTCCCAATTATCGCTGGCTATAGGAAAACACGGTTTAAACGTACGCCTTGCAAACCGCCTTGTAGACTGGAACATAGATGTAAAAACCGAAGAACAGTTTAAACAAATGGATATTTACACGGATGCCAGAAAGGCTGTCGAAAACTTATTCACTGATGAAACAAGTGATGAAGATGAAGAATATGAGGAAATTTCCAATGTTGCCGAACTTCCGGGAATTACCGAAGATATTCTTACAGTATTACGTAATAACGAAATTGAAGATATACAAGACTTGATTAACATGGAAGATGATGAAATCAGGGCATTGGAAGGTCTTACTACAGAGATGGCTGATACCCTTCTTGACATTATAGCTAATGCCGTTGAAGTTGTAGAAGACGATGGAGATGAAAGCGATGAAGAAAGCGAGCCTGTTTCGGATGATGAGGGTGAAGTTGAAGAATTTGAATGCCCTGAATGCGGTCATAAAATAACAACAGATATGACAAAATGCCCCAATTGCGGAGTAGATCTTGCTTTTGAATATGAGGACGAAGAGTAG
- the rimP gene encoding ribosome maturation factor RimP yields MEFIQKKDIPYFSECEPLVEGLGFKLVDLNVLHKKDVWQVKAVIKSEKGVGIKDCTSVHRTLQPRIEALIGSQDVTMEVSSPGINRLVKRAVEFYAFVGEEAQIWDNSITDWRHGIIKEVNSEGLVLNSDNQDIQIPYQDIKKARCNL; encoded by the coding sequence GTGGAATTCATTCAAAAAAAAGATATTCCGTACTTTAGCGAATGTGAACCTCTTGTCGAAGGGCTCGGCTTTAAACTGGTCGATCTGAATGTCCTTCACAAAAAAGACGTTTGGCAGGTTAAGGCAGTAATAAAATCGGAAAAAGGGGTCGGTATCAAAGACTGTACCTCTGTACACAGGACTCTTCAGCCCCGTATTGAAGCCCTCATAGGCTCGCAAGATGTAACTATGGAAGTAAGCTCTCCGGGAATAAACCGACTTGTAAAGCGGGCGGTTGAGTTTTATGCCTTTGTAGGAGAAGAAGCCCAAATTTGGGATAACAGCATTACTGATTGGCGGCACGGAATTATAAAAGAAGTAAATTCCGAAGGCCTTGTTTTAAATTCTGATAATCAAGACATTCAAATTCCGTATCAGGATATAAAAAAAGCCAGATGTAATCTTTAA